A window of Ranitomeya variabilis isolate aRanVar5 chromosome 2, aRanVar5.hap1, whole genome shotgun sequence contains these coding sequences:
- the LOC143809007 gene encoding uncharacterized protein LOC143809007: protein MEINQTDDNLDDSDESPTATSLPCTSASETEAPADPTPTTQPDDQVSDAAETSTDAGPGSTQTAAPSTSQTAAPAPQAASTANLPMYLTHTLRDRRNRRQEQPRMLPELIDARVLSILHSMTPETAVDRFCHSLSPCLGKVPDGRQERVRAAILTLIDASQGEQEPNQVLGPIEQWRAAQHQIQMPSATNITNDQNVGTQQTQERPAPSSMLPPPAQYWQRSDPSHNYSQHSKTLSSSMSVGDISGAHFAIPHPYNMPSRQQTPMVTQFGPPNSMARGEPYSSSQSYVSQIGQSQPTLPQPQSDEATFLKETDQTQPYTPSTSGTASLLHTEPPQTTTCQPTVTTGQMPTPSSSPERVSAENTIDESVSSHGDFVDLEGT from the exons ATGGAGATAAATCA GACTGATGACAACCTTGATGACTCGGATGAATCGCCAACAGCCACATCACTGCCATGTACCTCGGCATCGGAGACCGAAGCCCCAGCAGACCCGACACCCACAACACAGCCTGATGATCAGGTGTCTGATGCTGCTGAAACCTCCACTGATGCTGGTCCTGGAAGCACACAAACAGcagccccaagcacttcacaaacagCAGCCCCAGCACCACAGGCAGCATCAACAGCAAATCTACCTATGTATCTAACACACACTCTCCGAGATAGGCGAAATAGGCGACAGGAACAGCCACGTATGCTGCCCGAGCTCATTGATGCTAGAGTTTTATCCATACTCCATTCCATGACACCAGAAACTGCTGTAGATAGGTTTTGTCACTCACTGTCTCCTTGCCTTGGCAAAGTTCCTGATGGACGGCAGGAACGAGTACGTGCTGCAATCTTGACCCTCATTGATGCAAGCCAAGGAGAGCAGGAACCCAACCAGGTGCTAGGGCCCATTGAACAATGGCGAGCTGCCCAACATCAAATACAGATGCCATCTGCTACCAATATAACAAATGACCAAAATGTAGGTACCCAACAAACACAGGAAAGGCCTGCACCCTCGTCCATGCTTCCACCTCCTGct CAATATTGGCAAAGGTCTGATCCAAGCCACAACTACAGCCAACATTCCAAAACCCTGTCCTCCAGCATGTCTGTGGGTGATATTAGTGGTGCTCATTTTGCAATTCCACATCCCTACAATATGCCATCAAGGCAACAGACACCTATGGTCACACAATTTGGTCCGCCAAACAGTATGGCAAGAGGTGAGCCCTATAGTAGTTCACAATCATATGTGAGCCAGATTGGTCAGTCACAACCTACTTTACCTCAACCACAAAGTGATGAGGCCACATTTTTGAAAGAGACAGACCAAACGCAACCTTATACCCCATCTACATCAGGAACAGCATCACTTTTGCACACTGAACCACCTCAAACAACCACATGCCAGCCCACAGTGACTACAGGACAAATGCCCACACCCTCAAGCAGCCCTGAACGTGTCAGCGCAGAAAATACCATAGAtgaatctgtctccagtcatggtgACTTTGTGGATTTAGAAGGAACATAA